The proteins below are encoded in one region of Silene latifolia isolate original U9 population chromosome 2, ASM4854445v1, whole genome shotgun sequence:
- the LOC141640917 gene encoding uncharacterized protein LOC141640917 translates to MVYAFNEGTDRIGLWNWLNNYDTDCTEPWAIVGDFNTMLNPDERLEGQTKPEDMEAFVDCMNNCDMVDIQATGAFFTWTNKQDDTHKKYSRLDRFLINSNWTAMFPEMVGHFHPEGVLDHTPCVVYNKKLNVKKNKSFKYFSMWSGAADFLPKVQEVWDRNILGTMMFRIVKKLKELKVVLKELNKTCYADIEGQAVEAEKELNAI, encoded by the coding sequence ATGGTATACGCTTTTAATGAAGGAACTGACAGGATTGGGTTATGGAACTGGTTGAATAACTATGATACTGACTGCACTGAACCTTGGGCTATTGTAGGAGATTTTAACACAATGCTGAATCCTGATGAAAGGTTAGAGGGTCAGACTAAACCTGAAGACATGGAAGCTTTTGTGGATTGTATGAATAACTGTGATATGGTTGATATTCAGGCTACTGGGGCCTTCTTCACTTGGACAAACAAACAGGATGATACACATAAGAAGTATAGTAGGTTAGATCGTTTTCTTATCAATTCAAACTGGACTGCTATGTTTCCTGAAATGGTTGGGCACTTTCATCCTGAGGGAGTGTTAGATCACACTCCTTGTGTTGTTTATAACAAGAAGTTAAATGTCAAGAAAAATAAGAGCTTTAAATATTTCTCTATGTGGAGTGGGGCTGCAGATTTTTTGCCTAAAGTTCAGGAGGTTTGGGACAGAAATATTCTAGGCACCATGATGTTCCGTATTGTGAAGAAGCTTAAGGAGTTGAAAGTTGTTCTCAAAGAGTTGAACAAAACCTGTTATGCTGATATTGAAGGTCAAGCTGTTGAGGCTGAGAAAGAACTTAATGCTATTTAG